One part of the Magallana gigas chromosome 5, xbMagGiga1.1, whole genome shotgun sequence genome encodes these proteins:
- the LOC105336352 gene encoding structural maintenance of chromosomes protein 2: protein MMAYIILGFLCVIPSICLSILTDGETQNGTLRDKSVDTETDVFRQLLNQETLIRMSLVKNVHSLMKDMIEMKESMSASNKRLHDAEKEISSLKNEVQLLKTENQKFKEQAVKFQDDFRTTDSRFNEIEGNFTKVSQSQTQYERHVNDKIEDFEKNTSTILNDIKIEVRYLSVTLLDLNKHTMELNMSIPELIESRITDFTANVNRSVGDINHKLLTSKDYQEQLIYNLSTLGNEQSSLMKIISDNLNNTINSIKADVEQSQKSQLKLSAAVSSLEVFRMNMSLLNNCVSKTSVGFTVGVTSSSTTWSGNILVFPHVVTNNGNGYTPSTGKFTAPTDGTYVFFVTVNTYDSNYIYLDLVLNGSNKVRTMSHSSASFMTGTNMAVLQLYTGNSVWVSCYNGKSYYTDSVPITTFSGFLL, encoded by the exons ATGATGGCGTACATCATACTCGGGTTCCTGTGTGTAATCCCATCAATTTGCTTGTCTATTCTTACTGATGGGGAAACTCAGAACGGCACGTTACGGGATAAATCAGTGGACACAGAGACCGATGTTTTCAGACAATTGTTGAACCAGGAGACTCTGATTCGAATGTCACTGGTGAAGAATGTTCATAGTCTTATGAAAGATATGATCGAAATGAAAGAAAGCATGTCAGCTAGCAATAAACGACTCCATGATGCCGAGAAAGAAATCTCAAGCTTAAAAAATGAGGTACAGTTGCTGAAAACCGAGAACCAGAAGTTCAAAGAGCAAGCTGTGAAATTCCAAGACGATTTTAGGACTACTGACAGCAGGTTTAATGAAATTGAAGGAAATTTTACAAAGGTTTCACAAAGCCAAACTCAATATGAAAGGCATGTGAATGACAAAATTGAAGACTTTGAGAAAAATACATCTACGATTCTAAATGACATCAAGATAGAGGTCCGCTATCTTTCTGTAACGTTATTGGACTTAAATAAACATACCATGGAACTGAACATGTCGATTCCAGAGCTGATAGAAAGCAGAATAACCGATTTTACGGCCAACGTAAATAGATCTGTCGGTGATATAAACCACAAGTTGCTTACTTCTAAGGATTACCAAGAACAACTGATCTACAACTTGTCTACATTAGGAAATGAACAATCtagtttaatgaaaataatatcag ATAATCTGAACAACACTATAAACTCCATCAAAGCGGATGTTGAGCAATCCCAGAAGTCCCAGTTGAAGTTGTCAGCTGCTGTGTCATCACTTGAGGTTTTCAGAATGAACATGTCCCTGCTGAACAATTGTG TTTCGAAAACAAGTGTGGGCTTCACAGTCGGGGTGACGAGTTCGTCTACCACCTGGTCTGGAAACATATTGGTGTTCCCTCATGTCGTCACCAATAATGGAAACGGATACACTCCGAGCACTGGGAAATTCACCGCCCCCACGGACGGGACATACGTCTTCTTTGTTACTGTTAATACGTACGATAGTAATTATATATATCTAGATCTTGTGCTTAACGGTTCGAATAAAGTCAGAACAATGTCCCACAGCTCTGCAAGCTTCATGACGGGAACAAACATGGCGGTGTTACAGTTGTACACAGGAAACTCTGTCTGGGTTAGTTGTTACAACGGAAAAAGTTATTACACAGACTCAGTACCCATTACGACCTTCTCTGGTTTTCTTCTGTAA
- the LOC117681621 gene encoding multimerin-1-like, producing MSVHILLVFGFLCVIPSSCLSILTDGEIQNGTLSDDSVDSKTDVFRQLLNQETLIRMSLVKNVHSLMKDMVEMKESMSTSNKRLNDAEKEISSLINEVQLLKTENQKLKEEAVKFHEEFKTADSKFSEIEGNFTKVSISLSQDERHMNEIFEEFEKNTSTILNDIKIEVRYLSLTLLDLNKHTMEINESIPNLIESKFTEYSTIVDRSVNDINNKLLSSKDYQEQMVYNLSSLGNDQSSLMNIISDKLNNTITSIKADVEQSQKSQLKLAAAVSSLEVFRMNTSMSLMNSCASKTSVGFTVGVTSSSSSWNGGILVYPHVVTNIGNGYSPSTGKFTAPTDGTYVFFITVNAYGSNNIYLDIVHNGSRKVRTMSHSSASYQTGTNMAVLPLYKGDSVWVVYWSGKGYYAYAVPVTTFSGFLLF from the exons ATGAGCGTACATATCCTCTTAGTTTTCGGGTTCCTGTGTGTGATTCCATCAAGCTGTTTGTCTATTCTTACTGATGGGGAAATTCAGAACGGCACGCTATCAGATGATTCAGTGGATTCAAAGACCGATGTCTTCAGACAATTGTTGAACCAGGAGACTCTCATTCGAATGTCTCTGGTGAAGAACGTTCATAGTCTCATGAAAGATATGGTCGAGATGAAAGAAAGCATGTCAACTAGCAACAAACGACTCAATGATGCGGAGAAAGAAATCTCAAGCTTAATAAATGAGGTACAGTTACTGAAAACCGAGAACCAGAAATTGAAAGAAGAAGCTGTAAAATTTCACGAAGAGTTCAAAACTGCTGACAGTAAGTTTAGTGAAATAGAAGGGAATTTTACAAAGGTTTCAATCAGCCTTTCACAAGATGAAAGACAcatgaatgaaatatttgaagaaTTCGAGAAAAATACATCTACGATTCTAAATGACATCAAGATAGAGGTACGTTATCTTTCTTTGACGTTATTGGACTTAAATAAACATACCATGGAAATAAATGAATCTATTCCAAATCTCATAGAAAGCAAATTCACTGAATATTCCACCATCGTGGATAGATCTGTTAATGATATAAACAACAAGTTGCTCAGTTCAAAGGATTATCAAGAACAAATGGTGTATAATTTGTCTTCATTGGGAAATGACCAATCCAGCCTAATGAACATAATCTCAg ATAAACTGAACAACACTATAACCTCCATCAAAGCGGATGTTGAGCAATCCCAGAAGTCCCAGTTGAAGTTGGCGGCTGCTGTGTCATCACTTGAGGTTTTCAGAATGAATACTAGTATGTCCCTGATGAACAGTTGTG CTTCAAAGACGAGTGTGGGTTTCACAGTCGGGGTGACGAGTTCGTCTAGTAGCTGGAATGGAGGCATCTTGGTATACCCTCACGTCGTCACCAATATTGGAAACGGATACAGTCCTAGCACCGGAAAATTCACCGCCCCCACGGACGGGACATACGTCTTCTTTATCACTGTCAATGCGTACGGCAGTAATAATATATATCTAGATATTGTTCATAATGGTTCAAGAAAGGTCAGAACAATGTCCCACAGCTCTGCGAGCTACCAAACGGGAACAAACATGGCGGTGCTTCCGTTATACAAAGGGGACTCTGTCTGGGTCGTCTATTGGAGTGGGAAAGGTTATTACGCTTATGCTGTTCCCGTTACGaccttttctggttttcttctgttttga